The DNA sequence CATCTTAAATGTCCGGTGCAGCCGAGGACAGCCCTGTCAGAAGCAGCGATCGGTTGTCCAGACTATGATCCGGATCCAGCCCAAACGTCTCCCTACATAACGCTTTGAGTCGGATCCTTGCCTAGCGTCTTTGCCCATGGTAGTCAAGGGTTGAACTTAGTGTATCCTTTGTCCTGAAGTAGACGTATATGGGGGAGAACCTTAAGGTTCCGGTGCCTGGGTAGACGGGTGAGATACAGTATTTTGAGGGTAATCAGGATTTAGCTCCAGTTTATGTTGATCAGCAAACTCGAAAATTGTACTGAATTTACAGCCGGCGATGGCACCACGCTTCGTGAATTGCTCCATCCCGACAAACAGGCGATCGCCCTGCGCTACAGCCTCGCCCATGCTATTTTGCCGATTGGGCAACGCTCCACCCCTCACTCTCTCACGACCTCGGAGGTTTATTATATTCTCAGCGGCGTGGGCGAAATGCATATTGATGATGAGACCGCGATCGTGAAGGCGGGAGATGCTATCTATATTCCCCCCAACGCTCGTCAGTTTATCCACAATGCCGGGAATGATCCCTTAATTTTCATCTGCATTGTGGATCCAGCCTGGCGGAAAGAAGACGAAATAGTCTATCCAGACGGCGGTGCTTAACCCAGTACTAGAAGCCATCCAGTACCCCAGAAACTACGCTGGCTGAGCGAAGGCGTTTGCCCATGAGGACAGGCTAACGTGAACCATCTCTCGCAGTGAGAACCCAAGGAACCCTGGTGATCGACTGCGGGATAAATGTCTGCCGCAGAGAACTAGCCTGAAGTGATTAACGATCGCGTAGGTTGTAGGACTGGATGGCCGATCGCCAGACCCAATAGCCCTGCTCACTCAGATGAAGGCCATCGGTGGTGAGATGGAGAATGAGGTGTCCGGAGGGATCGGCAAAGAGCGGATAGAGATCCAAATACTCCACCTTTTCCTGCTCAGCGATCGCTTGAAGCTGGCTATTTAAATCGCGAATGACGGTGTTGGGAAGCGCTAAGAGGCGATCGCGCCCTTCCCATGTTGCCTGCTCGCCTGCGTGGGGCAAAAGAGACTGCACAATGATCTCGGCCCTCGGATGTCGCTGCTTAAGATCTTGGATAATCGCCTGTTGCTGCTCAAGGACAACGGCTGCATCAACGCCTTGGATGAGATCGTTAATGCCAATCATCACAAAGATTTGGTCAGGGCGCGTATCGTCAAATAAATAGAGTCGTGCAAGCAACCCTTCGGAGGTTTCGCCTGAAATACCTTGGTTGAGCCATTGTTGCTCTGGGGGCAAAATTTCCGGCGGAAACCAGAGGCTTATGGAATCTCCAGCCAAGATAGCGAGATGATCGGGAGCGCGCCCGGCGATCGATTGAGCTTCTTGCTGCAAGATCGCTAACCATTCTTGGTAGGCCAACTGGTGACGAGGTCCTAAGTCTGGTGTGGCAACAACAGCCATCAGGTTAGGGCGAGAGGGTGGCACGCCTGAGGGTAAAGCATAATCTAGGCGATCGCTCCCCTTGCTCTGCATCAGGATAGCTACCATGCCTGCCAGTCCTACACCATTAAGGACCAGAGACAAGATGGCCCAAAACGGTATCGATTGCCTCTGATAAGGGTGCGGCAATCGAAGCGATCGCTGCCTTTTTCTACTCTCTGCCCGCCTTACCAATGGACTGTATCCTCATCCCGTGGGGCTGAACGATTAACTGGAGCGATCGCAACACCTTGAGTCTACGTTGGGGCGATCGCCTAGTTACGCAAATTTTATAGTGATTTTCGCTGATTGTGCAGAATCTTGCTATATTTCTTTCCCCCATAAGTAGGAAGAGATGACTATTAGCAAGCGTTACAGCGTTGCTCAATGCTCAAATCTTGATGAGAATAGGATTGAGCATGGCCGAAACCCGGCAACTTAGCTTCAGTTCATTGAGTTCACCTACTTATCCCCCATAAAAAGCGGTAGCTCATCCTGTCGTCATTGAGCCAACATGGATAGAGCTACCGCTAGATTCACAGGAGATTCCGTCCGTTCTATGGGCGATCGCTCACCCTAGAGTGACGGCAGGGACAACAAAGCGCTAGCTGCCAACCCCAGCACTGGTGCTAGAGGGCATGCTGCTACTTTCTTTAATAAAGCCACTGTAGGCTTCCATGCCGTGTTCGCCGATGTCGAGACCCATCAGTTCTTCCTCTGGGGTCACCCGGAGCGATAGGGTGGCCTTCAAGATCGACCAGACAATGGTGCTACACACCACTACCCAGAGACCAACAGTGAGAATACCCATGATTTGAGCTAGCAACTGCGTGGGGCCAGCACCGTAGAACAAGCCGCCGCCCATATCAAAGAGACCAACTGCCAAGGTACCCCAGATGCCGTTCACCAAGTGAACCGACACAGCGCCGACCGGGTCATCAATTTGGATGCTGTCGAAGAAGTACACAGAGAATACAACTAAGACACCACCAATCAACCCAATCACCACTGCACCTAGGAAGCTAACACCAGCACAACCGGCGGTAATAGCGACGAGACCTGCCAAGATACCGTTGATGATCATGGAAAGATCAGGCTTGCCCGATAGCGTCCAAGAGGTTACGGTTGCGGCAACCCCACCAGCGGCAGCCGCTAGGTTGGTGGTCACAGCAATATAAGGAACGGCGCTGTCAGCAGCTAACTGAGAACCGGGGTTGAACCCAAACCAGCCGATCCACAGGATTAAGCATCCCAGGGTGGCAATGCTCATGTTGTGACCGGGTAGAGCACTGGGTTGACCGTCTTGGTATTTACCAATCCGGGGGCCGAGAATGGCTGCACCCATGAGAGCTGCCCAACCACCAGCGGAGTGAACCACCGTGGAGCCAGCAAAGTCAGAGAAACCAGCACCGCCCAAGAAACCAATCTCAGACAACATGCCACCACCCCAGACCCAGTGTCCGCTGATGGGGTAGACAATGGCAGTTAAGACAATGCTGAAGATGACAAAATCGATAATCTTAATCCGTTCAGCCACTGCCCCAGACACGATGGTGGCAGCGGTGCCGGCAAAGGCGGCTTGGAATAGGAAGAATACCGAGATTGTCAGTGTACCGCCATCTAACCCGTAGGTTGCTGGGTCTGTACTGCTGAGGAACCATCCTCCAAAACCGAGGAAACCACCCCCTGCAGCACCAAACATGAGCGAAAAACCAACAGCCCAGAAGGCTAGGGTGGCTAACGCGAAAACCAGCAGGTTTTTACTGAGAATGTTGACAGCATTTTTCTGCCGACAGAACCCGGTTTCTAGCATCCCGAACCCGGCGTTCATGAAAATGACAAGGATGGAAGCAACTAAGATCCAAATGTTGTCCAAGACGGCTTGAACATCTTCGGGTGTGAGTGCTGCTGCTTCTTCCTGTGCGGATGCGGCTAGGCCCCAAGCACCCACAATTAAGACAGCTAGCGGCACAATGGCTAGCCAAGCAAAGGAGCGATTGGGAAGAACTCGCTGCAGTCGCTTAAAGAACCCTACTGCATCGGGTAAGTATGAAGAGCCGAAGGTCTTCCTTCGTCGGCTACCATGTAACCGCTTTGCTTGCATCAACTTATTAGACATCATCACTGGACGTTCCTTAACAAGTTACACGTAACGGCGTTACCCCACTCTGGAGGCCATCTCAACCTGAGTAGTTTGTCTTTGACGATCTACCTGGTCTAGTTCCAACGTATGAAATCGCACAGTGTCAAACTGAGGTTCGCCTATTGAGATTTGTGGTGTGACGCATCTCCTGAGCTCAAACAGGATGTCGCGATCGCGTTCTAGATTTCATCAAGAGTACGAGCGATCGCAATCTTAATCAAGTTGATTGCACCAATTCTGTATCCATTGATTCTGTATACCGAATTACACTTCGTTTCGTCAAAATTGCTAAACCGGTTACGTAGATAGCTTTTCAGCCACTTCTCAACCAATTCAACATTCTGAATCAACCTGAGGGAGTGGATTTGGGGCGATCATTTAGCAAGTCTTAGAACAGGTCTTAGAGCAGAGATTGTTCGTTGATGCTCTCTTTTCTGCGGTGAGGTGCTTTAGAAGAGCTGCCTGGCTCTCTCAGATGTTCATGGATGCAGCCTGGTTGACGGACAAATCTTTTTGCGTAGGCTGGATTGAGTAACATGAAACCCAGCGCCAGCTTAGATTCTGTTGCGTTACGCTGACGCTAACCCACCTACAAGAGCATAAGGGCTGCAGAAGTTTTGTCAAGCATTCAGGAGTGCAGCTCTCTGGGAAAGATCCAAGGCGATCGCACCTACGACAACTTCAGCGCCAATGATTGCTCAATCGTCTCTCATTCATCCCTCGATCATCTATGGGCGCAATAGGGTGAAGAGGGTTACCAGGATTGAGACCCTTAGCTTGCTGGCAACGGCGTAGAAAGGCTGGCAGCACCTTGGCATCCTGCATGGAAACAGCGCGTTAATTCATGACAAAGGGTGGACTCTAGGGCAGAACTGCAGCCAAGACCTTGTTTTTTATACAATTTCTATAGGATGGAGCTTGGCTCTTATGGAAGGTATCAATTCTCCAACATTACATAATAGAAAAACTTAGAACCGTGGTGTAATGGTTAGGTCTACTTATCTTAAATTTTCATGAAGCGAATCTTGGATTTGTTTGTAGTTTTTTATACTATATTTAAGAGAACGTAAAGAAGTAAACATGGGTTTACTGAACTGAGTGGACTCATCGAGATAGAGCAGCGGTGAGTCATCGCTTTTCGCAGGGGTAGTCTTGAAGAGACATTTGCCCCTAAGCTTGCTGCCTAGCTTGTTGCAACGACTGTTGGATTGAGCGCGATCGCACCTGAAGGGTCAGTCACGCTAAGACCTTGATTCTATCGATAGCGATCGGGCCCTGGGTTCACAAGGGTTGCTAATCGTTTGTGTCGAAATCGCTTAGAAGAGGTAGAACCACCGGTGAGTCAGTCAGTGCTCGAACAGATGAAACGCTACGACGTTCAGGCGATCGCTCGCTACTATCGACTGCGTCCTTGGCTCACAATTTGGCGCGGTCTGGTTGTTGTTCTTTCCTTCCTCGGCTTCCTTTGGGGGTTTGCCTGGGATGGTTGGCTGAAGCGATCGGAAGCGACGAGGCTCAAGCGTGCAGCTCAGTTGCGTCAATTGCTCACTCGCCTCGGGCCGACGTTTATCAAAGTCGGACAGTCCCTGTCCACTCGCCCAGATTTGGTGCGCCGAGACTTTTTGGATGAGCTGACCAAGCTTCAAGATCAGCTTCCTCCCTTTCCCACCCCTCAAGCCTTCAATATTGTTGAATCTGAGCTAGATCGCTCGCTGGTTGAAGTTTTTGCCGATATTTCGTCTCAGCCGGTGGCGGCAGCTAGCTTGGGGCAAGTCTACCGAGCTCGGCTGATGAGCGGTGAAGAGGTGGCGGTGAAGGTGCAACGCCCCAACCTCTTGCCCAAAATTACCGTTGATTTGTTTTTGATGCGCTGGGCGGCGGGTTGGCTGGCTCCCTGGCTGCCGCTGAATCTAGGTCATGACTTGACCTTGATTGTGGATGAATTTGGCACCAAGCTCTTTGAAGAAATCGACTACCTCAACGAAGGGCGCAATGCGGAAACCTTTGCGGCCAACTTTCAATATAGTCCCCAAATCAAAGTTCCTGATATCTACTGGCGCTACAGCAGCCGGAAAGTGCTGGTACTGGAGTGGATCGATGGCTTTAAGCTTACCGACACTCAGCAGGTGCGCAATTCCCAGCTCGACCAAGACACGTTAATTGAGATCGGGGTCACTTCGGGGCTCCAGCAGTTACTAGAGTTTGGCTTTTTCCACGCCGATCCCCATCCCGGCAACCTGTTTGCCATGGCCGATGGCCGCATGGCCTACATTGACTTTGGCATGATGGATCAGCTCGGTCAGGAGATGAAAGAGACTCTAGTGGATGCTGTCGTCCATCTGATCAACCAAGACTATGCCGATCTAGCTCGGGACTTTGTCAAGCTGGGCTTCCTCACGCCTGATACCGACATTATGCCGATTGTGCCAGCGCTAGAAAAAGTGTTGGGCAGTGCCTTGGGGGAAAGTGTTCGGGATTTCAACTTCAAAACCATCACCGATCAATTTTCGGAGTTGATGTATGAGTATCCGTTCCGGGTGCCTGCTAAGTTTGCCTTGATCATTCGCTCCTTGGTGACCCAGGAAGGGCTAGCCCTTAGCCTCAATCCTGACTTTAAGATTGTAGATGTGGCCTACCCCTACATTGCGCGGCGGCTGTTGAAGGGAGAGTCTCCCCAACTGCGTCGCCGTTTGCTGGAAATCCTCATCCGCGATGGCAAATTCCAGTGGCATCGATTGGAAAACCTGTTGGCGATCGCCCGTGCCGATGCCAGCTTTGACCTATTGCCCACGGCTCAGCTCGGGTTACAATACTTGTTCTCCGAGGAGGGAGCGTTTCTTCGCCGTCAGCTCATTTTGGCGTTGGTGGAAGACGATCGCTTCCACACGGAAGAAATTCAGCGCATCTGGGAATTGGTGAAAGACGATCTGCAGCCAGCCAACTTGTTCAATGTGGCCCTTGGTGCCCTCACAAGTTTCTCGGCAGAGCGGGCCGCCGCCCTCATCCCAGCCTTTGCCCAAACTTCCTCGCCGGAGCCCTCGGTTTTGCGATAGTCAACCCCTGTTGCCGTTGATCTGGACATCAACGGTTTGCATCAACTTGCATCAAAAGGATACATCTGTGTTTTACTCCGCTGCTTCTCCACCCTATGTTCTGATGGTTGCAGGGTTGATAGCCGGCATCACGTCTGCCTACGCATTTCAGGCAACCCTGAAAGAACTGGTTGCTGTTTGGTCTCGCAGCCGTTCAACCCGTGCCCTGCAGAGCCTGCGCGGTGCGCCGCTGCTGGTGCCGGTGGTGGGAGTGAGTGGTGGCGTTTGTGTCTTCCTCGCCTCCAGTTTGCAACTGTTTGCCTTCCCAGCTCTCCCCTCCTACGCGATCGCTTTCCCGTTGACCGTGGGCAGTGCTGGGCTGGTGTGGTACCAGCTTGGTCGGCTGTTAAACCAGCTCGAACGACGCACCGGCAAAGCCCTAGACTTTGATGCCCTCACCTAACGCGACCTACAGCTCCTCATGCTCAGTTGCCAACAACAGCTAGCTCAACCACCAAATCACTATTGGCGACAGGCTGGCCCTCCATTTGAGCGGGGGTAAATTCCCAGGTGCGCACGAGGCAGTCGGCCAGGTTGATGTAATCAGGATTGAGGGGCGTTTGAGTCAGCGACCGCAAGCTCACCACCTGTCCTTGCCGATCCAGCTCCACGCGAAACCGCACCGGCTCGCCAAGATTTTGGCGCGCATCGGGGGTCATCCGGCATGACGTGGTCGTAGGATCATCACGAAACTGGTCGCTATATTGGCGTAACTGCGGCGGTTGGTCGTAGAGATCGCGAAGCGTGCCGTCAATGCTACGAGGCTCCACTTCTGCCCGCATCATCTGCACGCCATAGACTTGGGTGATGGGATCTCGCCCTACAGGAAGCGTGGTGAGGTCTGGATCCTCGGTCGCCTCTTCGCTGAGATCGGGCTGCCCTGGATCGGGCACATCGGGCACATCCGGTAATGGCTCAGGAGTCTCCACCTCAGATTCCACGTCCGGTTCCATCTCCGACACCTCGGGCTCTACTTCAGGCTCTTCGGGCTCTGTGGACTCTTCTGGGGGTGGTGTGCGTTCTTCATCCTGGCCGTCAGGAAGCTCTGGGGAAGGGGTCTCTGGCGCAACCGGTGCTGGTCGTTCCGTTGCTACGGGAGGGCTGTCTTGGCGTGGGCGATCGCTCCGAACAATCGGGATATCGGTTGGATTCGTAGTAGCTGGATCGGTAGTAGCTGGATCCGTAGCGGCGGAATCCGTCGCAGGTACTGGATCTGGGCGGGGCGATCGCTCGGCACTGCGATCGCTGGGCGGTTGATCCGACCACTCAACCACCTCCACCGGGGTGAGCGTGACGGCAGGTTGCGACGCACCCATCGAGGTTATCCAAGGCAGCAGGTAGATGAAACACAGCCCATGAACACCCAGTGAGACTAGACTAATGCCTAGCCAAAACTGGGGAGAATGCTGATGCCATGAAGCTTGACTCTCTGCCATGAGCCTTGGCATCGGGGAGGGCGATCGCATCACACCAATCTCCGCCATATGATGTTGTTTTGATCCATACCCATACTTAAAACCTGAACCTAAGTCTGATCAACTCTATCTTGCGATAGGTGCAGATGGGGGGGGCAGGTTCGGTAAAGTCTTAACATACATCAAATCACAGCGTACCGTTTCACCTGGAGACGTACGCCGATAGCCGCTGGTTTCGTAGAGACGCACGGCTTCTTTGAGCACCGATGCGGTTTCAATCCAAATCTGCTGATAGCCCTGGAGAGCGATCGCTTGTTCGAGGGCATTCAGTAAATATCGTCCGAGTCCCTTGCCCCTGACCCCTTGGTGGAGGTACATCTTGCGAATTTCGACTGAACCTGTTGAGTGGTTAACTGGATAGAATCCGGCTGTGCCAACGACATCAGCTTGGCATTCCACCACCCAAAACTGGCCGCCGGTTTGCCAGTAGGCCGCTTCCACATTCCAGGCATCCCAATCCGCCCCGTCAGACTCTTGAGCAAGGCCATATTCACTGAGTACTGCACCAATGAGCGCCGCTGCAGGGTGGCGATCGCTGGGTTGCCAATCTCGAATGACCACATCTTGATAGATATCTTGCATAGTACTCCGTCAGGCAATACTCATTTCTTAATTCATTCAGGACAATTCCAAGAAAAAATTTCTGTATTGAAAAACACTAAAGTATTTAGCGTTTTGTTGACTTTCCAAAAAACCATGAGGATTCAGGGTCTAGGTTTGGGAATGCTATTTCTAGAAAACTAAACTCATCCATCTGGTTTGAGATTCCTCTTCGTACTCCTCATCTCTGTTTTCGCACCATGAACTCTAGATACCATAAAGCACTAAAGCCCGTATGGCAGTTCCTCAACCAGCCACTCTTTAGCCGTCAGCAGCCTGCTATTTTAGATCCCCGTCGGTTCTGGTGCTCCTATCGAATTCAGCACTTAGAACGCTGTTTAGACAAAGCCTATCGCCCAGAAGAACACTACAGAAGTTGAGGAGCAGGTCGCTTGCAGGTTAGGGTGTTCCCCATCTGCAAGACCCGCCAGTCCTCAAGATCAGTACACACATCACGAAGAGGCTGCTCCTTAGGGAATAGCCTCTTTCTCGTCTGTGTGATGAGCCGTTACCTGCCTTAGTGGGCTGCTAAGACAGATCGATGTTCTGCGATCGCCCCCGCCATCGCAGCTGAAGGTTGGGGTATGAGGGTGATGATGGTTAACTCTGGGGGACAAAAAAGGCGGGCGGGCGGAAATGTCCCTAAGCCTCGATTCACATACAGATAGTTGGGGCCAACCTGGTGGAGACCCTGAGCCCATTCCCAATGTTTGACGACACGATGGCAGTCTTCTCGCATGTAGGGCACCCAGCGCCGCAGCGATCGCGGCACCCAACGACGAATGGTTTGGTACCAGGTGGGCACAGGCCCTAGACCGGGGATGACGATCTGCCCGCCGTGGGTGTGGCCGGAGAGTTGGAGGTCAACCCGCCATTTTTGGAGCTGCACAGCACTATCGGGGTTATGGGATAGGACGATGCGCGGTGTAGCGGGATCAAGCTGATGCATCACCAGACCAGGGTTAAACTCCCGTGACCATAAATCTGCTAACCCCACCACCGGTAGATCGGCACCCCATGGATAAGCAATCTGATTCCATAGGACTTGGATGCCCGCTAGGGTAAATGCATCGGTGATGTACCCTTTGGCACTGGCAGGCACGATGTCGTGGTTGCCGAGAATGGCGTAGGTACCCAAGCGGCTTTGAATAGAGGCTAGCCGTCGTGCTAGATCCGGAGCTGGGGATGGATCATCGGTGACATGATCTCCGGTGATGACCACGAGATCCGGCTGAGCCGCATTAGTCGCTGCGATCGCTTGGGCTAGGAGCCGGTCTGACAGCCGTAGGCCGTCATAGTGTAAATCTGACAATTGTGCGATTTTGATGCCACCTAAATGAGATGGAAGCCCTGAGATTGGAACTGTGATGGTTTCAATGCTTAGCGACCCAGATAATAGCCTATGCATAACAGAGAGCTTCTCCCTATAGCGTTAAGAACTGGCACTCCAGAGCTAGTCTTGAACTTTGATCGTGATCATGATGGATAGCATGATGGATACGGCTATTTCCTGTATCCAAAGGATGAACATCATCTTAATCCCTCTAGATCTCTAGACCTAAACAGAATCTGCTGGTCATGATGAGTAGGTGCGAGGGTCGTCAGTTGGGGTGAGGATGGAAGCGATCGCTAGGCAAGCTGTTAAAGCATACTCAGCTTAGCAAAGGATGATCCCTCAACGGTTAAGACCGGGATAACAATTTCTTCGGGTATGGCAGCTCGGTTTTCTAGGGCGATCGCTGGAGCTTTGTATTCTAAAGGGCTGATAAACCAGTAGATGAGAACAGATGCCCCACCTTTGGTTAGGGAGAAAGCATCTTATGCCTCGGAGAGCGATCGCTGAGATTTAGCCTAATATTCAGGATTTTAAACGGAAAACTTAACCCTTACTTATTCAGTTCATAACCCTATGCTTCTACCATCAGGACGGACTTTCATCCGCCCAGAGTAGTTCTGCATAGCGCATTTGGCTAAGGCCAACTCACGCGAGGCTCA is a window from the Candidatus Obscuribacterales bacterium genome containing:
- a CDS encoding cupin domain-containing protein, with the translated sequence MLISKLENCTEFTAGDGTTLRELLHPDKQAIALRYSLAHAILPIGQRSTPHSLTTSEVYYILSGVGEMHIDDETAIVKAGDAIYIPPNARQFIHNAGNDPLIFICIVDPAWRKEDEIVYPDGGA
- a CDS encoding GDSL-type esterase/lipase family protein: MVAILMQSKGSDRLDYALPSGVPPSRPNLMAVVATPDLGPRHQLAYQEWLAILQQEAQSIAGRAPDHLAILAGDSISLWFPPEILPPEQQWLNQGISGETSEGLLARLYLFDDTRPDQIFVMIGINDLIQGVDAAVVLEQQQAIIQDLKQRHPRAEIIVQSLLPHAGEQATWEGRDRLLALPNTVIRDLNSQLQAIAEQEKVEYLDLYPLFADPSGHLILHLTTDGLHLSEQGYWVWRSAIQSYNLRDR
- a CDS encoding ammonium transporter produces the protein MMSNKLMQAKRLHGSRRRKTFGSSYLPDAVGFFKRLQRVLPNRSFAWLAIVPLAVLIVGAWGLAASAQEEAAALTPEDVQAVLDNIWILVASILVIFMNAGFGMLETGFCRQKNAVNILSKNLLVFALATLAFWAVGFSLMFGAAGGGFLGFGGWFLSSTDPATYGLDGGTLTISVFFLFQAAFAGTAATIVSGAVAERIKIIDFVIFSIVLTAIVYPISGHWVWGGGMLSEIGFLGGAGFSDFAGSTVVHSAGGWAALMGAAILGPRIGKYQDGQPSALPGHNMSIATLGCLILWIGWFGFNPGSQLAADSAVPYIAVTTNLAAAAGGVAATVTSWTLSGKPDLSMIINGILAGLVAITAGCAGVSFLGAVVIGLIGGVLVVFSVYFFDSIQIDDPVGAVSVHLVNGIWGTLAVGLFDMGGGLFYGAGPTQLLAQIMGILTVGLWVVVCSTIVWSILKATLSLRVTPEEELMGLDIGEHGMEAYSGFIKESSSMPSSTSAGVGS
- a CDS encoding AarF/ABC1/UbiB kinase family protein, with the translated sequence MSQSVLEQMKRYDVQAIARYYRLRPWLTIWRGLVVVLSFLGFLWGFAWDGWLKRSEATRLKRAAQLRQLLTRLGPTFIKVGQSLSTRPDLVRRDFLDELTKLQDQLPPFPTPQAFNIVESELDRSLVEVFADISSQPVAAASLGQVYRARLMSGEEVAVKVQRPNLLPKITVDLFLMRWAAGWLAPWLPLNLGHDLTLIVDEFGTKLFEEIDYLNEGRNAETFAANFQYSPQIKVPDIYWRYSSRKVLVLEWIDGFKLTDTQQVRNSQLDQDTLIEIGVTSGLQQLLEFGFFHADPHPGNLFAMADGRMAYIDFGMMDQLGQEMKETLVDAVVHLINQDYADLARDFVKLGFLTPDTDIMPIVPALEKVLGSALGESVRDFNFKTITDQFSELMYEYPFRVPAKFALIIRSLVTQEGLALSLNPDFKIVDVAYPYIARRLLKGESPQLRRRLLEILIRDGKFQWHRLENLLAIARADASFDLLPTAQLGLQYLFSEEGAFLRRQLILALVEDDRFHTEEIQRIWELVKDDLQPANLFNVALGALTSFSAERAAALIPAFAQTSSPEPSVLR
- a CDS encoding GNAT family N-acetyltransferase, with amino-acid sequence MQDIYQDVVIRDWQPSDRHPAAALIGAVLSEYGLAQESDGADWDAWNVEAAYWQTGGQFWVVECQADVVGTAGFYPVNHSTGSVEIRKMYLHQGVRGKGLGRYLLNALEQAIALQGYQQIWIETASVLKEAVRLYETSGYRRTSPGETVRCDLMYVKTLPNLPPPSAPIAR
- a CDS encoding metallophosphoesterase, translating into MHRLLSGSLSIETITVPISGLPSHLGGIKIAQLSDLHYDGLRLSDRLLAQAIAATNAAQPDLVVITGDHVTDDPSPAPDLARRLASIQSRLGTYAILGNHDIVPASAKGYITDAFTLAGIQVLWNQIAYPWGADLPVVGLADLWSREFNPGLVMHQLDPATPRIVLSHNPDSAVQLQKWRVDLQLSGHTHGGQIVIPGLGPVPTWYQTIRRWVPRSLRRWVPYMREDCHRVVKHWEWAQGLHQVGPNYLYVNRGLGTFPPARLFCPPELTIITLIPQPSAAMAGAIAEHRSVLAAH